CATCCGCACCGGCACGCTGTCGGTGAACGGCGCGCAGTGGTTCCACGTCGACAATCCCTTCGGCGGCTACAAGCAGAGCGGCGTGGGGCGCGAAAACGGACGCCTGGGCTTCGAGGAGTATCTCGAGACCAAGCTGATCGCGCTGCCGAGCGAGGCGAAGCCGTGAGCACGGCGCTCGAGCCCACGGCGGCGGCGCCCGCTGCGCCGGCGCCAGAGCGGAAGCCCGGCAAGGCGCCGCCCGTGCTGTCCGGAGGCTGGCCGCTGCTGGGTCACTTGCAGGAGCTGCGCAAGCGGCCGATCGAGCTGTTCGCGCGCGTGCGCCGCGAGTGCGGGGAGATCGGCGAGATGAGCTTCGCCGGCAGCCGCGTGGTGCTGCTCACGGGCGAGCCGGCGCAGGAGGCATTCTTCCGCAGCAGCGACGAGCAGCTCGACCAGGCTGCCGCCTACCCGTTCATGACGCCGATCTTCGGCAAGGGCGTGCTGTTCGACGCCTCGCCCGAGCAGCGCCGCCAGGGGCTGCGCAACCAGTCACTGCGCGACTCGTTCATGCGGGGCCACGCCGAGCTGATCGCGACCGAGACCGAGCGCATGATGGACAAGCTCGGTGACTCGGGCGAGCTCGACCTGCTCGATTTCTTCTCCGAGCTCACCATCTACACCTCGAGCGCGTGCCTGATCGGCAAGGAGTTCCGCGAGGAGCTCTCAGCCGAGTACTTCCGCGTGTTCTACGAGCTCGAGAAGGGCACCGACGCGATCGCCTACGTGAACCCGGACCTGCCCCTGCCGCAGTTCCGGCGCCGCGACCGGGCGCGCCGCCGGCTGGTCGAGCTGCTCAGCGAGGTGTTCGAGCGCCGCGCCCGCCAGCCGAGCGAGAAGCGCGAGCTGTTCGACGTGCTGCTCTCGCTGAAGCTCCCCGACGGCTCGCCGCGCTTCAGCGTCGACCAGGTGACGGGAATGTTCATCTCGATGATGTTCGCCGGCCACCACACGACCTCGGGCACCGCGGCCTGGACGCTGATCGAGCTGTTGCGCCATCCGGAGTTCGGCGCGCGCGTGGTGGGCGAGCTCGACTCACTCTACGCGGACGGCCGCGAGGTCAGCTACCAGGCGCTGCGTGAGATCCCCGAGCTGGAAGGCGCGATCAAGGAAGCGCTGCGCCTGCACCCGCCGCTGATCCTGCTCATGCGCAAGGTGGTGTACAACTTCGACTACGCCGGCTGGACGGTGCCCGCGGGCAAGCTCGTCGCGGTGTCTCCCGCGATCTCGAACCGCATGCCCGAGTGTTTCCCGGACCCGGACCGCTACGACCCCGACCGCTACCAGGAAGGGCGGGAGGAGGACGCGCGCCTGTTCGCCTGGATCCCCTTCGGCGCGGGCCGCCACCGCTGCGTGGGCGCGGCCTTCGCCATGATGCAGCTCAAGGCCATCTTCAGCGCGCTCCTGCGCCGCTACGAGTTCGAGCTGGCGCAGCCGCCCGCCAGCTACCGCAACGACCACTCGAAGATGGTCGTGCAGCTCGCCCAGCCCTGCCCCGCCCGCTACCGCCGGAGGGCACCGTGAGAGTCCGCGTCGACACCGATCTGTGTCAGGGCCACGCCGTGTGCAAGGAGGAGGCGCCCGCGGTGTTCGACGTCGACCGGGCCACGAACAAGGTCGTGGTCCTGGCCGAGCGGCCCGACGAGCCGCTCGCCGCCGCGGTCAAGCGCGCCGTGAAATACTGCCCCACCCGGGCGCTGCGCCTGGAGCTGGATTGAGGAGGGAGTCATGCCCGCGTTCCCACGCACCGAGCTCGAAGAGATGATCCGCCGCTTCGTGGCCGAGAACAACCGCGCCGGAAAGACCGGTGACTGGTCGAAGATGTCGCAGTTCTACAGCGACGACGCGCTCTACACCTGGAACGTCGGCCCGAACTGGGAGTTCGCCGCGCGCGGCCGGCGCGAGATCCACGAGATCGTGTTCGGCGCCGAGATGCGCGGGCTCGAGAGCTGGGTCTACCCCTACGTGCGCACGCTGGTCGACGACCAGAAGGGCGAAGTGATCGGTGTCTGGCGCCAGATCGCGCCCGAGAAGGACGAGCACGGCCAGCCCTACGAGATCGCGGGCACGGGCGGCTCGTGGTTCCGCTACGCCGGAAACTTCCAGTGGGCCTGGCAGCGCGACTTCTTCGACCACATCAACGCCGGCGTGGTGTTCGGGGCGCTGGCCAAGGCCGGCAAGCTGAAGCCCGAGATGATCGAGCGCATGAAGAAGGGCTCGAACCAGCCGGGCTGGGTGCCGAGAAACTCCCTCGACTGGTATGCGACCATCGTGGGCCGGGAGGACTGACGCATGGGCTTCCACCATCTCGCGCTCGCGGTGAAGGACATCGACGCGACCCACCGCTTCTACACCGAGTCCATGGGCTTCTCGCTCGCGAAGGTCGAGGTCGTGCCCAAGAACGGCGGCGTGGCGCGCCACGTGTTCTACTCTACCGGACCGGCGCGCGACCAGCTGATCGCCTTCTGGGACTACGGCCGCGTGCCGCTCGAGACACCGCTCAAGACCGACATCAGCCGTGACCTGGGGCTCGAGCGCGGCACGAATCACATCGCGTTCTCCGCCGCCGACCTCGAGGAACTGAAGCGCCGGCGCGAGCGCTGGCTGTCTCGCGGCCACGACGTGCTCGAGATCGACCACGGCTGGGTGCACTCGATCTACACCACCGACCCCGACGGCATCGTGGTCGAGTTCGCCGTGCTGACCCGCGACTTCACGGGGGCCGACGCCGCCGAGGCCGCCCAGCTGCTGCGCGCGTCCGATCCGCAGCCGAGCGCCGCGCCCAAGCAGATCTCCATGCACAAAGCCGGGAGGCAGTGAGTCGTGCCCCGACTGCGACAGGTTTCCAAGGCCGACGCCCACCCCACCGCGCAGCGGCTGTACAAGATGTTGTTCGGCGACCGCGACCCCGTGCAGTCGCCGGGCACCGCGACCGGCACGCCGGGCAACTGGTGGACGGTGTTCGCGCTCGTGCCCGACTGTTTCGACCACGCGGTGAACGGCTTCGGCTTCTACCGCAGCGACAAGCGGCGGCTGTCGCCCCAGCTGCGCGAGCTGGGCCAGATCCGCGCCGGCTACGCGCGCCAGAGTCAGTTCGTCTTCTCGCAGCACTGCAAGGCGGCGCGCTCGGTCGGCTTCACGGACGAGCAGGTCGCGGCGATCCCGCACTGGGAGATCGCCACCTGCTTCTCGCCGCTCGAGCGCGCGGTGCTCGCCTACACCGACTGTCTCGTGCTGCAAGGCGGGCGCGTGCCCGACGGCGTGTTCGCGGCGCTGCAGGCCGGGCTCTCCGACGAGGAGATCCTCGAGCTCACCTACGTGACCTGCATGTACGACATGCACGCGGTCATGTCGCGCGCGCTGCGGCTCGAGTACGACGACGTGCCCGAGCGCATCGTCGAGATCCCCGCGCCCAAGCAGGGCCAGTCACAAGACGTGATGGCCGCGGTCGACGAGGTCCGGCGCTAGGACCGGTGACAGAACAGGTACCAGCCGTCGTCGATGTGCTGGTAGACCGTGGTCGCGTTCGGATCGGCCCGGTCGATCGACTCGACCAGCGGTGACGGCGGCTCGGGCACGTGGGTGAGTCCCGGCGCGCAGCCGCGTGAGCCCAGCCCGCGCGGCTTGAACGAGAGGAAGATCTCCCCTGGCCGCGTGCCTCGGCTGAGCTGCTGCAGGCCCAGCTCTTCGAGATAGTCCCGGTACTTCGCCTGCCGCTCCGGACTGACTGCGCCGTGGGGGTCCTGGGCGATCATCGCGAGCAGCTCCTCGTACTTCGCCCGCTTGTCGCTGAAGTCGGCCACCAGCTGCTTGGCCGAGGGCTGGCAGGCGAGACACAGGGCGAGCGACACAGCGGGCGCGAGTACGCGGATGGCGCCGGCGCTCGTCACCGGAGCTCGAAGCCCTCGTAGCCGGCCGCCGCCACCTCGTCGCACTTCTGGCGGTACTTGGGTGCGCCGCCCGCGTAGGCCACGAAGGTGCGCTTCTGGTGGCCGGCCACGTTCTGGTTCACGCGGGTCATCCAGGAATCCACCTGGGAGGCGAGCAGGCGCGACGCGACCTCGTTGGCGTGGGCGGTCCACGAGCGCTCGGCAGCAGGCGTGGCCTCCACGCGCGTGAGTCCGCGGTCGCGCATGTGGACGAGCAGGTCGGTCACCCAATCCACGTTCTGCTCGATGCAGCGCGGCATGTTGCAGAAGGTGGCTGCGTTGTGCGGGCCGATCAGCGTGAGCAAGTTCGGGAAGCCTTCGATCTGCAAGCCCAGATAGGTGCGCGCTCCGTCCGCCCACTTCTCCCGCAGGCGCTGGCCGTCGCGGCCGCGGATGTCCACCCGGTCGAAGCCTCCCGTGATCGCGTCGAAGCCCGTGGCGTAGACGATCATGTCGAAGGGCCGCTCGGTCCCGTCGCTCATGCGCAGGCCCGTCGCAGTGACCCGCTCGATCGGCTGGGCCCGCAGGTCGACGAGGTCCACGTTGGGCTGGTTGTACACCTCGTAGTAGCCGCTCTCGAGCGGGACGCGCCGCGTGCCGAAGCCGTGGTCCTTCGGGATGAGCAGGTCGGCCAGCTTCGGATCGCGGATGCGTGCGCGGATCTTGCGAGTCACGAACGCGGTCACCGTGTCGTTCGCGGCGCGGTCGGTGAGGATGTCGCGAAAGTTGCCCTGCCAGAACGCGAAGCCGGGCAGCTGGTAGAGCCGCTCGTAGAACGCCTCGCGCTCTTCGGGAGTCACGTCCAGGGCGTTGCGCGGGTCGGCCGCGTGGACGAAGCAGCCGTAGGTCTCGCGGCAGCGTGCGAAGATCTCTTCGTAGCCGGCGCGGATTCGCTCCATCTCCTCGGCCGCGATCGGCGCGTTGCGCAACGGCGCGCACCAGTTCGGCGTGCGCTGGAAGACCGCCAGGTGACCGACGGTCTTCGCGATCTCGGTGATCGCCTGCACCCCGGAAGCGCCCGTGCCGATCACCGCGACGCGCTTGTTCGCGAAGCTCACGGGCTCGTGCGGCCAGAGACCCGTGTGCCACCACTCGCCTCGGAAGTCTTCGATCCCGTCGATACGGGGCATGGTCGGGGCCGACAGCGGGCCGAGCGCCGTGACCAGGAAGCGCGCACGCGCGGCTAGGCCGCTCGCGAACGACACCTGCCACTCACCGGCCTGCTCGTCCCAGTGGGCGGACAGCGCGCGTTCGCCGAAGGCGATGTCGCGCCGCAGGTCGAGCTTGTCCGCAACGAAGTTGCAGTAGCGCAGGTTCTCGGGCTGACCCGAGAAATGCTCGCTCCAGCTCCACTCGCGCAGGATCTCGTCGTCGAACGAGAAGATGTACGTCCAGCTCTCGGAGTCGAAGCGCGCGCCGGGGTAGCGGTTCCAGTACCAGGTCCCGCCGACGCCCTGGCCGGCCTCGTAGGCCCGCACGCCGAAGCCCGCCCCGCGCAGCTTGTGCAGGGCGTACATGCCCGTCAGGCCGGCCCCGACCAGGACGATCTCGTGCCGCTCCGGGGCCATGCGGCGGCTACGCGCGCGCCCGGGTCGAGGTCAGCGCGGGGGCGACCTCGGCCACGCGCGCCGGCGCGATGCCGCTCTTCTTCATGTAGAGTGACTCGAGCGAGCTCGTCACGTTGGATCCGAAGCCGAGCAGCTCGCGCATGAGCGGCGAGAGGCGCTCGAGCAGCTCGGGAGTGACCGTCTGGTACCAGTTCCATTGCGGGCGGATGAACGGGCGCACGTAGTAGGCGAACAGGCCCGCGCGAGTCACGTTCGGGGTGCGGTTCGGGCCGGTCTGGTGCCAGACGCGCGCGTCCATCACGAACACCGAGCCCGCGGGGCACTCCATGGCCAGCGTGTCGCGCGGGTCCATGGCGGGCTCGGGCCCGTGGTCGCGCAGGTGACTGCGCGGGATGAAGCGCGTGCCGCCGTTCTCCGCCGTGAAGTCGTCGAGCGCCCAGGCCACGTTGGTCGCCATGGGATACGGCGGCCAGGGCGCCGGCACGTAGCCCTGGTCGGCGTGCATGTACATGGCGCCCGAGCCAGGCGCGGTCACGTTGGCGCTGAAGTTCGACAACAGACACGGCGCGCCGATCTGGTGCGTCACCAGCTCCATCGCCAGCGGGTGCTCGCACAGCTCGGCGAACACCGGGTCCTTCCCGATCAGGTCGAACAGCCGGATGTTCCGGGTGTCGGGGTCGAACGGGAAGCCGCGCACCGGCACGCCCTCGGCCTCGTCGTTCCGGATCCCGGCCAGGAGAGCGCGCTTCACGCGACTCACCGCCGCGGCGTCGAGCACGCCCTCGATCACGCACACGCCTTCCGCGTCGAGCAGCGCCTTCGCCTGTTCAGCGTTCTTCGCCACCAGACTCACAGCGGCGAGGCCCCGTTCACCAGCCCGAGCCCCTCGGCCTTGTAGCCCAGCAGCACCAGCAGTGTCTCGGACGCGTAGCGGTGCACGCTCGGATTGAGCGACAGGAACCAGTTCTCCTGCGTGCGGTAGATCGGAATCGTGTAGAAGCCGAAGATCGCGGCGCGGCGTTCGTCGCGCGTGCGGTTGTTGCCGGTCTGGTGCCAGAGCCGGCCCTCCATGACCACCATCGTGCCGGGCGGGGCCTCGAGCGCGACCGTGTCACTCGTGAGCTCTGCATCGGTCGGCATGCGGTTCAGCTTGTGACTGAACGGAACGATGCGCGTGGCCCCGTTCTCGTCGGCGAAGCGGTCGACGCACCAGCCGACGTTCAGCGCCTGGATGCCCGACCACGGCTGCGGCATGTAGATCTGGTCGGCGTGCAGCACCATCTCGCCGCCGCCCGGGCCGGTGATGTTGGCCGAGATGTTCGAGAGCAGGAGCGGCCAGCCCAGGAACGTGCGCAGCAGGTGCAGCGCCGACGGGTGCTCGACCAGGTCGGCGAACACCGGATCGCGCGAGAGCAGGTTCCAGACGCGCTGGTTCGAGTCGTCGTGCGCGTAGTCGAAGTTGAACTTCGCCTCGCGCCCGCGCGCGCGATCGTCGTCGGCCGCGCGGTAGAGCGCCGTGCGCACGCGCTCGAGCTGCGCGGGCGCGAGCGCGCCCTCGACCAGGCATACGCCGTAGTCGCGCAAGTCCTTTTCGGCCTGGGCCAGGTCGCCGGTGGGCTGGGGCACGCCTTCGGGCATGCGCTCAGTCTAGAGAAAAAGCTCAGCCCTTGTTCGGGTCCGAGGCGTCCCAGCTCCACTCTTCCTGGGGCACGTCGCGCATGCGCTGGTGGAAGCGCCAGCAGTGGTTCTCGAGGTCGAGACACTCGTAGGTTCGGTCGCCCCAGAACTGGTCGCGCAGGCCCATCACGATGCGTGCGCCCGCGGCGCGCGCGCGCTCGTAGTGCGCGTCGACGTCGGGCACGTAGATGCTGAGATACAAGGTCGGCGTGCCGGCCTCCTTCGGGCTCACGGCACCGTGGCCGCCCTGCCCGCCGATGCCGATGCGCGCGCCGCGGTACTCGACCATGGTGTGACCCACGGCGCCGGTGCGCTTGTCGACCACGCGCGCGTCGAGTCTCTCGGTGAAGCCGAACGCGCGCTCGAGAAACTCGACCGCCGCGCGCGGGTCCGCGTACGGCAGCTGCGGCACGATGACCTGTTCCTGCTGCGCCAGACTCTTGCCCTGGATCTCTGCCATGAGCCGTGCCCTCCCTCGCTCGAGGACCGCGGGATCGAGCGCGGCGTCGCGCCGCAGCGTCTTGAGCAGCTCGATCTCTTTCATCGCGTTCCCTCCTGCTCTTTCCCGGCCGCGCCGAGCAGTTCGCGCAGCCGGCCGCGCGCGCGGTGGAGGCGCGAGCGCACCGTCCCGACCGGCAGCTCGAGCGCTTCGGCGATGTCGGGATACGACAGGTCCTCCCAGGCGTAGAGCAGGAGCGCCTCGCGCTCGCGCTCGGGCAGTGACTCGAGCGCCTCCAGCACGCGCGGCAGAAGCACCCGCGCCTCGAGCGCGGCCTCGGTCTCTTGGCCGTCCGCCGCAGCGCGTCCTGCCGCCATCCGGGCGCTGGCCGCCAGCCGGCGGGCCTCCCCGCGCCGGTGCTTGCGCAGGAGGTTCGAGGCGATCCCGTAGAGCCAGGGCAGCGCGCTCGCGCGCCCCGAATCGAACGCCTTGCGGCGCTCCCAGGCGATCCGGAACACCTCGCCCAGAAGCCCCTCGGCCACGTCGGCCCCGACCCGCCGCCCCAGGAAGCGCAGCAACGTCGCCGCGTGGCGGTCATAGATGCCGCCGAAGGCCTCGGACTCGACCAGCGAGCGTCCGATCAGGTCCGCGTCGGAAGGGAAGACCATCTTATTCCCCTTGCCCGCTCCCGGGATTCGGTTCGCGGAAACCCGCTTTGCCGGCGCGGTCTCTACGCGGTAAGGTCGCGCGCCAATGGCCGAAGACACCCCCGCGGACAAGCCCATCACGCTCGTCAGCTCCGAGCTCTCGGAGATGTCGAAGAACGAGACCCTGAAGGTCGAGAGCCAGGGCCTGTTCTGGGTTGCCGGCAAGCAGAAGCACAGCTTTCGCTCCGAGATCGAGGATCTCACGGCGGGCCGCGCGCCGACACTCTCGAACGAGGGCAAGGAGAT
Above is a genomic segment from Myxococcota bacterium containing:
- a CDS encoding phytanoyl-CoA dioxygenase family protein, which codes for MPEGVPQPTGDLAQAEKDLRDYGVCLVEGALAPAQLERVRTALYRAADDDRARGREAKFNFDYAHDDSNQRVWNLLSRDPVFADLVEHPSALHLLRTFLGWPLLLSNISANITGPGGGEMVLHADQIYMPQPWSGIQALNVGWCVDRFADENGATRIVPFSHKLNRMPTDAELTSDTVALEAPPGTMVVMEGRLWHQTGNNRTRDERRAAIFGFYTIPIYRTQENWFLSLNPSVHRYASETLLVLLGYKAEGLGLVNGASPL
- a CDS encoding phytanoyl-CoA dioxygenase family protein, producing the protein MSLVAKNAEQAKALLDAEGVCVIEGVLDAAAVSRVKRALLAGIRNDEAEGVPVRGFPFDPDTRNIRLFDLIGKDPVFAELCEHPLAMELVTHQIGAPCLLSNFSANVTAPGSGAMYMHADQGYVPAPWPPYPMATNVAWALDDFTAENGGTRFIPRSHLRDHGPEPAMDPRDTLAMECPAGSVFVMDARVWHQTGPNRTPNVTRAGLFAYYVRPFIRPQWNWYQTVTPELLERLSPLMRELLGFGSNVTSSLESLYMKKSGIAPARVAEVAPALTSTRARA
- a CDS encoding nuclear transport factor 2 family protein, translating into MPAFPRTELEEMIRRFVAENNRAGKTGDWSKMSQFYSDDALYTWNVGPNWEFAARGRREIHEIVFGAEMRGLESWVYPYVRTLVDDQKGEVIGVWRQIAPEKDEHGQPYEIAGTGGSWFRYAGNFQWAWQRDFFDHINAGVVFGALAKAGKLKPEMIERMKKGSNQPGWVPRNSLDWYATIVGRED
- a CDS encoding sigma-70 family RNA polymerase sigma factor; the encoded protein is MVFPSDADLIGRSLVESEAFGGIYDRHAATLLRFLGRRVGADVAEGLLGEVFRIAWERRKAFDSGRASALPWLYGIASNLLRKHRRGEARRLAASARMAAGRAAADGQETEAALEARVLLPRVLEALESLPEREREALLLYAWEDLSYPDIAEALELPVGTVRSRLHRARGRLRELLGAAGKEQEGTR
- a CDS encoding ferredoxin, with the protein product MRVRVDTDLCQGHAVCKEEAPAVFDVDRATNKVVVLAERPDEPLAAAVKRAVKYCPTRALRLELD
- a CDS encoding carboxymuconolactone decarboxylase family protein, which translates into the protein MPRLRQVSKADAHPTAQRLYKMLFGDRDPVQSPGTATGTPGNWWTVFALVPDCFDHAVNGFGFYRSDKRRLSPQLRELGQIRAGYARQSQFVFSQHCKAARSVGFTDEQVAAIPHWEIATCFSPLERAVLAYTDCLVLQGGRVPDGVFAALQAGLSDEEILELTYVTCMYDMHAVMSRALRLEYDDVPERIVEIPAPKQGQSQDVMAAVDEVRR
- a CDS encoding VOC family protein, which codes for MKEIELLKTLRRDAALDPAVLERGRARLMAEIQGKSLAQQEQVIVPQLPYADPRAAVEFLERAFGFTERLDARVVDKRTGAVGHTMVEYRGARIGIGGQGGHGAVSPKEAGTPTLYLSIYVPDVDAHYERARAAGARIVMGLRDQFWGDRTYECLDLENHCWRFHQRMRDVPQEEWSWDASDPNKG
- a CDS encoding VOC family protein; protein product: MGFHHLALAVKDIDATHRFYTESMGFSLAKVEVVPKNGGVARHVFYSTGPARDQLIAFWDYGRVPLETPLKTDISRDLGLERGTNHIAFSAADLEELKRRRERWLSRGHDVLEIDHGWVHSIYTTDPDGIVVEFAVLTRDFTGADAAEAAQLLRASDPQPSAAPKQISMHKAGRQ
- a CDS encoding cytochrome P450, with product MLSGGWPLLGHLQELRKRPIELFARVRRECGEIGEMSFAGSRVVLLTGEPAQEAFFRSSDEQLDQAAAYPFMTPIFGKGVLFDASPEQRRQGLRNQSLRDSFMRGHAELIATETERMMDKLGDSGELDLLDFFSELTIYTSSACLIGKEFREELSAEYFRVFYELEKGTDAIAYVNPDLPLPQFRRRDRARRRLVELLSEVFERRARQPSEKRELFDVLLSLKLPDGSPRFSVDQVTGMFISMMFAGHHTTSGTAAWTLIELLRHPEFGARVVGELDSLYADGREVSYQALREIPELEGAIKEALRLHPPLILLMRKVVYNFDYAGWTVPAGKLVAVSPAISNRMPECFPDPDRYDPDRYQEGREEDARLFAWIPFGAGRHRCVGAAFAMMQLKAIFSALLRRYEFELAQPPASYRNDHSKMVVQLAQPCPARYRRRAP
- a CDS encoding NAD(P)/FAD-dependent oxidoreductase, coding for MAPERHEIVLVGAGLTGMYALHKLRGAGFGVRAYEAGQGVGGTWYWNRYPGARFDSESWTYIFSFDDEILREWSWSEHFSGQPENLRYCNFVADKLDLRRDIAFGERALSAHWDEQAGEWQVSFASGLAARARFLVTALGPLSAPTMPRIDGIEDFRGEWWHTGLWPHEPVSFANKRVAVIGTGASGVQAITEIAKTVGHLAVFQRTPNWCAPLRNAPIAAEEMERIRAGYEEIFARCRETYGCFVHAADPRNALDVTPEEREAFYERLYQLPGFAFWQGNFRDILTDRAANDTVTAFVTRKIRARIRDPKLADLLIPKDHGFGTRRVPLESGYYEVYNQPNVDLVDLRAQPIERVTATGLRMSDGTERPFDMIVYATGFDAITGGFDRVDIRGRDGQRLREKWADGARTYLGLQIEGFPNLLTLIGPHNAATFCNMPRCIEQNVDWVTDLLVHMRDRGLTRVEATPAAERSWTAHANEVASRLLASQVDSWMTRVNQNVAGHQKRTFVAYAGGAPKYRQKCDEVAAAGYEGFELR